The Gaiella occulta genome has a window encoding:
- a CDS encoding RraA family protein yields MGAPVPATADLSDAAGGGIAMDARIRPMWPGARVSGRAFTVRTPPGQHPSVKEALEIAGPGDVIVIDGAGFLERALWGDRLSLRAQERGIVGIVVDGAVRDVALIEELGFPVFAVASIPTAPQTDLAGEVGTVIECGGRRVEPGDLVVGDADGVVVVPAAAVDDVLGRLPRVAPPAGG; encoded by the coding sequence ATGGGCGCACCCGTTCCCGCAACCGCCGACCTCAGCGACGCAGCCGGAGGCGGGATCGCGATGGATGCACGGATCAGGCCGATGTGGCCCGGGGCGCGCGTCTCGGGGCGGGCGTTCACCGTGCGCACCCCGCCCGGGCAGCACCCGTCGGTGAAGGAGGCGCTCGAGATCGCCGGCCCGGGAGACGTGATCGTGATCGACGGCGCGGGGTTCCTCGAGCGCGCGCTCTGGGGCGACCGGCTGTCGCTTCGCGCGCAGGAGCGGGGGATCGTGGGGATCGTGGTGGACGGCGCGGTGCGTGACGTCGCTCTGATCGAAGAGCTCGGCTTCCCGGTGTTCGCGGTTGCGAGCATCCCCACGGCGCCGCAGACGGACCTCGCGGGGGAGGTCGGTACGGTCATCGAGTGCGGCGGACGACGGGTCGAGCCCGGCGACCTCGTCGTCGGTGATGCGGACGGGGTGGTCGTCGTCCCTGCCGCGGCCGTCGACGACGTCCTCGGCAGGCTTCCGCGAGTCGCTCCACCGGCGGGCGGGTAG
- a CDS encoding 3-isopropylmalate dehydratase large subunit has product MGRTLAEKILLAHTDADTLAPGDVVMVRCDVVMTNDISGPMAFRAMERMGAARVFDPGKVVIVPDHFVPAKDERSAALQKLLRDWAHEQGVAYYEQGRGGIEHQVLVEEGWVVPGSVIAGGDSHTCTYGALGSFGTGLGSTDIAACLASGAFWQAVPTTIQVELTGTRRPFVTGKDVILAVIGELGVSGGLGSVLEFVGDGAEGLSLDERLAVANMAVEAGAETGLFPADAAVAAYLDGRTTRPWAAEHSDADAQYEGSVLIDLESVPPLVALPHSPGNVVPVSEAKGRAIDQVYIGNCANGTITDLRQAAEMLRGRTVHRRTRLIVVPASQRVYRQALAEGLLDVFAAAGALVSAPSCGACFGGSGGILAAGEAAITTTNRNFRGRMGAGESSVHLANAWVAAAAAVAGEIVDPADLGVAS; this is encoded by the coding sequence ATGGGCCGCACGCTCGCCGAGAAGATCCTCCTCGCCCATACGGATGCCGACACGCTCGCTCCCGGCGACGTCGTGATGGTGCGCTGCGACGTCGTGATGACGAACGACATCTCGGGCCCGATGGCCTTCCGTGCGATGGAGCGGATGGGTGCGGCAAGGGTCTTCGATCCCGGGAAGGTCGTGATCGTGCCCGATCACTTCGTCCCCGCGAAGGACGAGCGCTCCGCCGCCCTCCAGAAGCTCCTGCGCGACTGGGCCCACGAACAGGGCGTCGCGTACTACGAGCAGGGTCGCGGCGGCATCGAACATCAGGTGCTCGTCGAGGAGGGCTGGGTTGTCCCCGGCTCGGTGATCGCCGGCGGCGACTCACACACGTGCACCTACGGCGCGCTCGGGTCGTTCGGCACGGGGCTCGGGTCGACGGACATCGCGGCCTGCCTCGCCTCGGGAGCCTTCTGGCAGGCGGTGCCAACGACGATCCAGGTCGAGCTCACGGGCACCCGTCGACCCTTCGTCACCGGGAAGGACGTGATCCTCGCGGTGATCGGCGAGCTCGGCGTGTCGGGCGGCCTCGGATCGGTGCTCGAGTTCGTCGGCGACGGCGCCGAGGGGCTCTCGCTCGACGAGCGGCTCGCGGTTGCGAACATGGCCGTCGAGGCGGGTGCGGAGACCGGCCTGTTCCCGGCCGACGCGGCCGTGGCGGCGTACCTGGACGGACGCACGACACGCCCCTGGGCGGCCGAGCACAGCGACGCGGACGCCCAGTACGAGGGCTCGGTGCTCATCGACCTCGAGAGCGTCCCCCCGCTCGTCGCCCTCCCCCACTCCCCCGGGAACGTCGTCCCCGTGTCGGAGGCGAAAGGACGTGCGATCGACCAGGTGTACATCGGCAACTGCGCGAACGGGACGATCACCGACCTCCGCCAGGCCGCGGAGATGCTCCGCGGCCGGACCGTGCACAGGCGCACCCGTCTCATCGTCGTCCCGGCCTCGCAACGGGTGTACCGGCAGGCGCTGGCCGAAGGGCTGCTCGACGTGTTCGCCGCCGCCGGGGCGCTCGTCTCGGCGCCGAGCTGCGGCGCCTGCTTCGGCGGCAGCGGCGGCATCCTGGCCGCCGGCGAGGCCGCAATCACGACGACGAACCGCAACTTCCGGGGCCGGATGGGAGCGGGCGAGTCCTCGGTCCACCTCGCGAACGCCTGGGTCGCCGCGGCGGCCGCGGTGGCGGGCGAGATCGTGGATCCGGCCGACCTCGGGGTGGCCTCGTGA
- the leuD gene encoding 3-isopropylmalate dehydratase small subunit (catalyzes the isomerization between 2-isopropylmalate and 3-isopropylmalate in leucine biosynthesis): MIAGRAVVVPQDDVDTDVLYPGPFLNVTDVTQMKAHLFEGLDPALRGRLGGDTALVVGANFGCGSSREHVPQAMRAAGIRFLVGRSFARIFHRNAVNLGLPAVVCAEAVDACTEGSRLELDFERGTIAVDGAPFPISPVAPFMRAIFAAGGLEPWMRDRLDTTTLVG; encoded by the coding sequence GTGATCGCGGGGCGCGCGGTCGTCGTCCCGCAGGACGACGTCGACACGGATGTGCTCTACCCCGGGCCGTTCCTGAACGTCACCGACGTGACGCAGATGAAGGCGCACCTCTTCGAAGGCCTCGACCCCGCGCTGCGCGGACGCCTCGGAGGCGACACGGCGCTCGTCGTCGGCGCGAACTTCGGCTGCGGCTCCTCGCGAGAGCATGTGCCGCAGGCCATGCGGGCCGCCGGGATCCGCTTCCTCGTCGGCCGCAGCTTCGCCCGGATCTTCCATCGCAACGCCGTCAACCTCGGCCTGCCCGCCGTCGTCTGCGCGGAGGCGGTCGACGCCTGCACGGAGGGGTCCCGGCTCGAGCTCGACTTCGAGCGGGGCACGATCGCTGTCGACGGCGCGCCGTTCCCCATCTCGCCGGTCGCGCCGTTCATGCGCGCGATCTTCGCCGCCGGCGGGCTGGAGCCGTGGATGCGCGATCGGCTTGACACTACTACCCTGGTGGGATAG
- a CDS encoding biotin/lipoyl-containing protein: MAVEVRLERLSEQMEYGTVSRWLKREGDAVAAGEPIVEVEAEKVTVEVIAPVSGVLTSILAVQGDEFRVETPIALITEDA, encoded by the coding sequence GTGGCAGTCGAGGTTCGTCTGGAGCGCCTCTCCGAGCAGATGGAGTACGGAACGGTCTCGCGCTGGCTCAAGCGCGAGGGCGACGCGGTGGCGGCCGGCGAGCCGATCGTCGAGGTCGAGGCCGAGAAGGTGACCGTCGAGGTCATCGCTCCGGTCAGCGGCGTGTTGACGTCGATCCTCGCCGTCCAGGGCGACGAGTTCCGCGTCGAGACACCGATCGCCCTCATCACCGAGGACGCGTAG
- a CDS encoding thiamine pyrophosphate-dependent dehydrogenase E1 component subunit alpha, which translates to MSDATLAELEDFLARMWAIRAFELRALDLFGEKQIRGSVHPYIGMEAIAVGACAALRPDDLITSTHRGHGHCIAKGLSLERMMAEIIGRSDGYCRGKGGSMHITAIENGMLGADAIVAGSSAIAVGAAHGLRLRGSDAVVVCFFGDGASNQGILHEACNLGAVLRAPVVFVCENNEWAISTPVSATTRIENIADRAAGYGFPGVICDGNDVLAMREATSAAVARARAGDGPTLIEAKSYRITAHSAATTTDLRPAEELDSWRRRDPIVRITKLLEERGVETERIEAIELEARTAVAAAVEFALASPRPEPPQESEDVYAPSTWTADGRLA; encoded by the coding sequence GTGAGCGACGCGACGCTCGCGGAGCTCGAGGACTTCCTCGCCCGCATGTGGGCGATCCGCGCGTTCGAGCTGCGCGCCCTCGATCTCTTCGGCGAGAAGCAGATCCGCGGGTCCGTGCACCCGTACATCGGCATGGAGGCGATCGCGGTCGGCGCGTGCGCGGCGCTCCGACCCGACGACCTCATCACGAGCACGCACCGCGGTCACGGGCACTGCATCGCGAAGGGCCTCTCGCTCGAGCGGATGATGGCCGAGATCATCGGTCGCTCCGACGGGTACTGCCGCGGCAAGGGCGGCAGCATGCACATCACCGCGATCGAGAACGGCATGCTCGGCGCCGACGCCATCGTGGCGGGCTCGAGCGCGATCGCGGTCGGGGCCGCGCACGGGCTCAGGCTCAGGGGCAGCGACGCCGTCGTCGTGTGCTTCTTCGGCGACGGCGCCTCGAACCAGGGCATCCTCCACGAGGCCTGCAATCTCGGCGCCGTCCTCCGGGCGCCCGTCGTCTTCGTGTGCGAGAACAACGAGTGGGCGATCTCGACGCCCGTCTCGGCGACCACGCGGATCGAGAACATCGCCGACAGGGCGGCCGGCTACGGCTTCCCGGGTGTGATCTGCGACGGGAACGACGTGCTCGCGATGCGCGAGGCGACGTCCGCCGCCGTCGCACGTGCCCGCGCCGGCGACGGCCCGACGCTGATCGAGGCGAAGAGCTACCGCATCACGGCGCACTCCGCAGCGACCACGACGGATCTCCGTCCGGCCGAGGAGCTCGACTCCTGGCGGCGACGCGACCCCATCGTCCGGATCACCAAGCTGCTCGAGGAGCGCGGCGTCGAGACGGAGCGGATCGAGGCGATCGAGCTGGAGGCGCGCACGGCCGTGGCCGCCGCGGTCGAGTTCGCGCTCGCCTCGCCGCGCCCCGAGCCCCCGCAGGAGAGCGAGGACGTCTACGCGCCGTCGACCTGGACGGCGGACGGGAGGCTCGCGTGA
- a CDS encoding alpha-ketoacid dehydrogenase subunit beta, translating to MSDRPAREITMAQALNEALHEEMAREPGVFVVGEDIAQLGGLFQVTSGLLERYGPQRVIDAPISEAAQAGAGVGAALVGCRPVIELQIADFVTLTMDQIVNHAAKWRYMSGGQVSVPMVLRGAISSGIGMAAQHSQTLEAWFVHAPGLVVVMPSTPYDAKGLLKSAIREDNPVVFLEKRLLYSRLGEVPASEYMVPIGVADVKRPGKDVTVVAYAQGVHLALQAARRVAPDGIDLEVVDIRTLRPLDLETILDSVQKTGHLVVVSEGARTGSVASEIVARVVESAWDSLRSAPVRVTAKDTPIPYAAALERAVLPQVDDVVAAVRALVEPTTAGGD from the coding sequence GTGAGCGACCGGCCGGCGCGCGAGATCACCATGGCGCAGGCGCTCAACGAGGCGCTGCACGAGGAGATGGCGCGCGAACCAGGCGTCTTCGTGGTGGGCGAGGACATCGCACAGCTCGGCGGCCTGTTCCAGGTCACGTCCGGGCTGCTCGAGCGGTACGGGCCGCAGCGCGTGATCGACGCCCCGATTTCCGAGGCGGCCCAGGCCGGCGCCGGCGTCGGCGCCGCGCTCGTCGGGTGCCGGCCGGTGATCGAGCTCCAGATCGCCGACTTCGTGACGCTGACGATGGATCAGATCGTCAACCACGCGGCGAAGTGGCGCTACATGTCCGGCGGGCAGGTGAGCGTGCCGATGGTACTGCGGGGCGCGATCTCGAGCGGGATCGGGATGGCCGCGCAGCACTCCCAGACGCTCGAGGCGTGGTTCGTCCACGCCCCGGGCCTCGTGGTCGTCATGCCCTCGACCCCGTACGACGCGAAGGGTCTGCTCAAGAGCGCCATCCGCGAGGACAACCCCGTCGTCTTCCTCGAGAAGCGGCTGCTCTACAGCCGGCTCGGCGAGGTGCCGGCGAGCGAGTACATGGTGCCGATCGGCGTCGCCGACGTGAAGCGCCCGGGCAAGGACGTGACCGTCGTCGCGTACGCGCAGGGCGTGCACCTGGCGCTGCAGGCGGCCCGCCGCGTCGCACCCGACGGGATCGATCTCGAGGTGGTGGACATCCGCACGCTGCGGCCGCTCGATCTCGAGACGATCCTCGACTCGGTGCAGAAAACCGGCCACCTCGTCGTCGTGAGCGAGGGCGCGAGGACGGGGAGCGTCGCAAGCGAGATCGTCGCCCGGGTCGTCGAGAGCGCGTGGGACTCGCTGCGCTCCGCTCCCGTGCGGGTCACAGCGAAGGACACGCCGATTCCGTACGCGGCCGCCCTCGAGCGGGCAGTCCTGCCCCAGGTCGACGACGTGGTCGCCGCGGTGCGCGCCCTCGTAGAGCCGACGACAGCAGGAGGCGACTGA
- a CDS encoding M24 family metallopeptidase, with protein sequence MERIEQLQRGMAELGVDALFLRLPENVMLAAGWWVQIPGLGIAVVPREGRPALLIPEYEAHELSDRWTGDTLTFPAIRFDGPGAATEIPRLLGEFVADRELQGAAVGYEGSFESIAPAQIDGEPNMIGIPTLDLIRSAFGTQQLVDATGLLERVKAVKTEYDLERLRITNEVAMIGLNAFKEHALPGRSEAEIAAEVGRAIVAEGHGYRGARVVRCYPTVWSGRETATGWQYFRSRNRAVERDDVVMIELGTVVDGYWADHTRTVVAGTATQRQRDAMAAVLAAQDAAFAAAVPGATGDTVDRAARETCAAAGFEQFPHHTGHGVGFRYHEAMPWLTKGSEQAVAANMVIVAEPGIYADGLGGFRSEDDAFVTATGAVRLAETSYGLD encoded by the coding sequence ATGGAAAGGATCGAGCAGCTCCAGCGGGGCATGGCGGAGCTCGGCGTGGATGCCCTGTTCCTGCGGCTCCCCGAGAACGTGATGCTCGCCGCAGGGTGGTGGGTCCAGATTCCCGGCCTCGGCATCGCGGTGGTGCCGCGCGAGGGGCGACCCGCTCTCCTCATCCCCGAGTACGAGGCGCACGAGCTCTCCGACCGCTGGACGGGCGACACGCTCACGTTCCCGGCGATCCGCTTCGACGGCCCGGGCGCCGCCACCGAGATCCCGCGCCTGCTCGGCGAGTTCGTCGCGGACAGGGAGCTCCAGGGGGCTGCGGTCGGGTACGAGGGAAGCTTCGAGTCGATCGCCCCGGCGCAGATCGACGGCGAGCCGAACATGATCGGCATCCCCACCCTCGATCTCATCCGCTCGGCCTTCGGGACGCAGCAGCTCGTCGACGCGACCGGCCTGCTCGAGCGGGTCAAGGCCGTCAAGACCGAGTACGACCTCGAGCGGCTGCGCATCACGAACGAGGTCGCGATGATCGGGCTGAACGCGTTCAAGGAGCACGCGCTCCCCGGGCGCAGCGAGGCGGAGATCGCCGCCGAGGTCGGCCGGGCGATCGTCGCGGAGGGCCACGGCTACCGCGGCGCGCGGGTCGTCCGCTGCTACCCGACGGTCTGGTCGGGTCGCGAGACCGCGACGGGCTGGCAGTACTTCCGCTCACGCAACCGGGCGGTCGAGCGCGACGACGTCGTGATGATCGAGCTCGGGACCGTCGTCGACGGCTACTGGGCCGACCACACGCGGACGGTGGTCGCGGGCACCGCCACCCAACGGCAGCGCGACGCGATGGCCGCGGTGCTCGCCGCCCAGGACGCCGCGTTCGCGGCCGCCGTCCCCGGAGCCACCGGCGACACCGTCGACCGGGCCGCACGCGAGACCTGCGCGGCGGCGGGCTTCGAGCAGTTCCCCCACCACACCGGGCACGGCGTCGGGTTCCGCTACCACGAGGCGATGCCCTGGCTGACGAAGGGCAGTGAGCAGGCGGTCGCCGCGAACATGGTGATCGTCGCCGAGCCGGGAATCTACGCCGACGGTCTCGGCGGCTTCCGCTCGGAGGACGACGCGTTCGTGACCGCCACCGGCGCGGTCCGTCTCGCGGAGACGAGCTATGGGCTCGACTGA
- a CDS encoding SDR family NAD(P)-dependent oxidoreductase: protein MGSTDGLPPLDPAFEVPDGYVASLFRLAGRVAVVTGGGSGLGAAMAKGLAQAGAAIAVVDINDDGAAQTVATIERQGGRAIAAHCDVTDRTAVDELADRVVAELGSADVLVNSAGMAYRSPAEEFPEDRFDAIVALNLKGTYLPCQAFGRKMLAQGRGSIVNLASIGGFVGYPHASAYVATKGAVVQLTRVLALEWIDRGVRVNAIGPGLCDSPLTRARALESSVTSDFIKARSLRPEPILPRETVGAAIFLASDASARVTGHTLMVDDGYLTA from the coding sequence ATGGGCTCGACTGACGGTCTCCCCCCTCTCGACCCCGCGTTCGAGGTGCCCGACGGGTACGTCGCGTCGCTCTTCCGCCTCGCAGGCCGCGTGGCCGTCGTGACGGGCGGCGGCAGCGGCCTCGGCGCGGCGATGGCCAAGGGCCTCGCCCAGGCGGGGGCCGCGATCGCGGTGGTCGACATCAACGACGACGGCGCCGCCCAGACTGTCGCGACGATCGAGCGTCAGGGAGGCCGGGCCATCGCCGCGCACTGCGACGTGACCGACAGGACCGCGGTCGACGAGCTCGCCGACCGCGTCGTCGCGGAGCTCGGCTCGGCCGACGTGCTCGTGAACAGCGCGGGGATGGCGTACCGGAGCCCGGCGGAGGAGTTTCCCGAGGATCGCTTCGACGCGATCGTGGCGCTCAACCTCAAGGGCACGTACCTCCCCTGTCAGGCGTTCGGGAGGAAGATGCTCGCGCAGGGACGGGGCAGCATCGTGAACCTCGCGTCCATCGGCGGCTTCGTCGGCTACCCCCACGCCAGCGCGTACGTGGCGACCAAGGGCGCGGTCGTGCAGCTCACCCGCGTGCTCGCGCTCGAGTGGATCGACCGGGGCGTACGGGTCAACGCGATCGGGCCGGGGCTGTGCGACTCGCCGCTCACGCGAGCCCGCGCGCTCGAGTCGTCGGTGACGAGCGACTTCATCAAGGCCCGGTCCCTCCGCCCCGAGCCGATCCTCCCGCGGGAGACGGTCGGGGCGGCGATCTTCCTCGCAAGCGACGCGTCGGCCCGCGTCACCGGGCACACGCTGATGGTGGACGACGGGTACCTGACCGCGTAG
- a CDS encoding extracellular solute-binding protein, whose product MNVSFDRHDTAIMDAVEGVASGQLSRSDFLRRAGMLGLSAATIGAVLAAAGKATAADLVDARAFAGDTVRMLIVAEGDEKGIKDKTPAFEKATGIKLQTTALPVGPLLEKANQSIKAPDATYDVIMVLGFAVSQMVGGGFFTPLNEYVKKAPANWSFSDFPKGQLNYVGYFSPSKKSFGGSTLYLVPGLHGGSVIFFYRKDLLEAAGLAVPKTWAQYLAAARKLNAGGVAGNSMIAKSGDVSMFLVDWYTRFTTSGGKLMTGSPATKNFSPRLNSPAAVAALQHMVDCTEAASDGVLSYDFTASVDAFSAGKTAMMLLWSTIAGPLFNPKSSKVAAKTGVALNPGVGANRGRAVRGGWGLGIPKNSKVKDAAWTTIAYFTSKAYEQYQTGTYQTDPSRKSTYAAPALVKKLPYLPTAGAVFDRATILEIARVPETFEMITAASEEFAGALSGSTSAKEACAKANDRWTKILKRGGHLK is encoded by the coding sequence ATGAACGTGAGCTTCGATCGCCACGACACGGCGATCATGGATGCCGTCGAGGGGGTGGCCTCCGGACAGCTCAGCCGCTCCGATTTCCTGCGGCGCGCCGGGATGCTCGGACTCTCGGCGGCGACGATCGGTGCCGTGCTCGCCGCGGCGGGCAAGGCGACTGCCGCCGACCTCGTCGACGCGAGAGCCTTCGCGGGCGACACCGTTCGCATGCTGATCGTCGCCGAGGGCGACGAGAAGGGCATCAAGGACAAGACCCCCGCGTTCGAGAAGGCGACGGGGATCAAGCTGCAGACGACCGCGCTGCCGGTCGGCCCGCTGCTCGAGAAGGCCAACCAGAGCATCAAGGCGCCCGACGCGACCTACGACGTGATCATGGTGCTCGGTTTCGCGGTCTCGCAGATGGTGGGCGGCGGCTTCTTCACGCCGCTGAACGAGTACGTGAAGAAGGCACCGGCAAACTGGAGCTTCTCGGACTTCCCGAAGGGCCAGCTCAACTACGTCGGGTACTTCTCCCCCTCGAAGAAGAGCTTCGGCGGGTCGACTCTCTATCTCGTTCCCGGCCTGCACGGCGGCTCGGTGATCTTCTTCTACCGAAAGGATCTTCTCGAGGCGGCCGGCCTGGCAGTGCCGAAGACGTGGGCGCAGTACCTCGCCGCGGCGAGGAAGCTCAACGCCGGCGGCGTCGCCGGGAACTCGATGATCGCCAAGTCCGGCGACGTGTCGATGTTCCTCGTCGACTGGTACACGCGGTTCACGACGAGCGGGGGCAAGTTGATGACCGGCTCGCCCGCCACGAAGAACTTCAGCCCCCGGCTCAACAGCCCGGCGGCCGTGGCGGCCCTGCAGCACATGGTGGACTGCACCGAAGCGGCCTCGGACGGCGTGCTGTCCTACGACTTCACGGCCTCGGTCGACGCGTTCTCGGCCGGGAAGACCGCAATGATGCTCCTGTGGTCGACGATCGCGGGGCCGCTGTTCAACCCGAAGAGCTCGAAGGTCGCCGCCAAGACGGGCGTCGCCCTCAACCCGGGCGTCGGCGCGAACCGCGGGCGCGCGGTGCGCGGCGGCTGGGGACTCGGGATCCCGAAGAACTCGAAGGTCAAGGACGCCGCATGGACGACGATCGCGTATTTCACGTCGAAGGCGTACGAGCAGTACCAGACGGGGACGTACCAGACCGATCCGAGCCGGAAGTCGACCTACGCCGCGCCGGCACTGGTGAAGAAGCTGCCGTACCTCCCGACCGCCGGTGCCGTGTTCGACAGGGCGACGATCCTCGAGATCGCTCGCGTGCCCGAGACCTTCGAGATGATCACCGCCGCGTCAGAGGAGTTCGCCGGCGCGCTGTCGGGCTCCACGAGCGCCAAGGAAGCCTGCGCGAAGGCCAACGACAGGTGGACGAAGATCCTCAAGCGCGGGGGGCATCTGAAGTAG
- a CDS encoding carbohydrate ABC transporter permease — translation MSDTAPAEDLEKQDMTSHAAPTQRRREVLLLLGPAIVYLLAFSVYPLVVSLARSFQSYDTQADSWTWVGLGNYRELFTSAEFWDVAGNTAILTLAGVTTQIVLGTALALFFNQQLRGATIVRGILILPMLLTPVVVGLMWRALLNPEWGLLNWVFVETGVGQVGWLSDPSVALWTLVVVDSWQWTPFVFVIVYARLQALPVEVFEAGAVDGASWFQRTRYLTLPLLVPAIVFAGVFRAIDAFRTFDLVYGLTNGGPVHATSTLSFEAFQNGFEFFRYGYASAIAYVMVVVAMIGVTVLFKIVNPRKLETA, via the coding sequence GTGTCCGACACCGCACCCGCGGAGGACCTCGAGAAGCAGGACATGACCTCGCACGCCGCTCCGACCCAGCGGCGTCGCGAGGTCCTGCTCCTCCTCGGGCCCGCGATCGTCTACCTGCTGGCGTTCTCGGTCTACCCGCTCGTCGTCAGCCTCGCGCGCTCGTTCCAGAGCTACGACACGCAGGCCGACTCCTGGACGTGGGTCGGCCTCGGCAACTACCGGGAGCTCTTCACGAGCGCCGAGTTCTGGGACGTCGCCGGCAACACGGCGATCCTGACGCTCGCCGGGGTGACGACCCAGATCGTGCTCGGCACGGCGCTGGCACTCTTCTTCAACCAGCAGCTGCGCGGAGCGACGATCGTCCGGGGCATCCTCATCCTCCCGATGCTGCTCACGCCCGTGGTCGTCGGGCTGATGTGGCGGGCGCTCCTGAACCCCGAGTGGGGCCTCTTGAACTGGGTCTTCGTCGAGACGGGCGTCGGTCAGGTCGGGTGGCTCTCCGATCCGAGCGTCGCCCTGTGGACGCTCGTCGTCGTCGACTCGTGGCAGTGGACGCCGTTCGTGTTCGTGATCGTGTACGCGCGGCTCCAGGCCCTCCCCGTCGAGGTCTTCGAGGCGGGGGCGGTCGACGGCGCGAGTTGGTTCCAACGGACGCGGTACCTGACGCTCCCGCTCCTCGTCCCCGCGATCGTGTTCGCCGGCGTGTTCCGGGCGATCGACGCCTTCCGCACGTTCGACCTCGTCTACGGGCTGACCAACGGCGGACCCGTCCATGCGACGTCCACCCTCTCGTTCGAGGCGTTCCAGAACGGGTTCGAGTTCTTCCGCTACGGGTACGCGTCGGCGATCGCCTACGTGATGGTGGTCGTCGCCATGATCGGAGTGACCGTGCTGTTCAAGATCGTCAACCCGCGCAAGCTGGAGACGGCGTGA
- a CDS encoding carbohydrate ABC transporter permease, with amino-acid sequence MTRIVARVVSYLLLVFIGLVGIAPFVYLLVLSFKARIDILDVPPSLRFEWAQIRENYDVVIHEKQYLTFLRNSVFVTGVSTAVALLLGVPAGYAFSRLRFRGSETWASTILSFRFMPPVAVAIPIFLLIRHAGLTNSYAGLILPYVAFSLPLVIWIMIGFFDEIPAEIDEAAMVDGLTRPQVLLRVLLPLARPGMLVAATFGVIFIWNEFLVGLYVVNTPDRETVPLAAASLLTVESPIEWNIAATVGVLTVIPTLVFTMVVQRYIVRGITAGAVR; translated from the coding sequence GTGACGCGGATCGTCGCACGCGTCGTCTCGTATCTCCTCCTCGTGTTCATCGGGCTCGTGGGGATCGCACCCTTCGTATACCTTCTCGTCCTCTCGTTCAAGGCGCGCATCGACATCCTCGATGTCCCGCCGTCGCTGCGCTTCGAGTGGGCGCAGATCAGGGAGAACTACGACGTCGTCATCCACGAGAAGCAGTACCTCACCTTCCTGAGGAACTCCGTGTTCGTGACGGGAGTCTCGACCGCCGTCGCCCTCCTCCTCGGCGTCCCCGCCGGCTACGCGTTCTCCCGTCTGCGCTTCCGCGGGAGCGAGACGTGGGCCTCCACGATCCTCAGCTTCCGCTTCATGCCGCCGGTGGCGGTGGCGATCCCGATCTTCCTCCTGATCAGGCACGCGGGGCTGACGAACAGCTACGCCGGGCTCATCCTCCCGTACGTCGCCTTCTCCCTCCCGCTCGTCATCTGGATCATGATCGGGTTCTTCGACGAGATCCCGGCGGAGATCGACGAGGCGGCCATGGTCGACGGCCTCACCCGCCCGCAGGTCCTGCTGCGCGTGCTGCTCCCGCTGGCGCGACCCGGGATGCTCGTCGCCGCGACCTTCGGCGTCATCTTCATCTGGAACGAGTTCCTCGTCGGCCTCTACGTCGTCAACACGCCCGACCGCGAGACGGTGCCGCTCGCCGCCGCCTCCCTGCTCACCGTCGAGAGCCCGATCGAGTGGAACATCGCCGCGACGGTTGGCGTCCTCACGGTCATCCCGACCCTCGTCTTCACGATGGTCGTGCAGCGGTACATCGTCCGCGGGATCACGGCGGGGGCGGTGCGCTAG